From the genome of Triticum aestivum cultivar Chinese Spring chromosome 1A, IWGSC CS RefSeq v2.1, whole genome shotgun sequence:
GCATCAAAGAGGTTCGGTTAGTCTGTCCAATGTCAACTAACACTTGAGATATTTGTCAAACACGTTCTGTAGTAGAAACGGAATCCTACATCTTCACCGGTATGGTTGTGCCAAGTATGTGTGTCCAAGCTCCTGTTTTTGCTGTTTTTGCTATCCAAAGGTCAAATATATGTGTGTGCAAGCTCATGTATATGTTGTTTTTGGTATTCAAAAATCAAATATAAGTTTGTACAAGCTCATGTATATGCTGTTTTTGGTATCCAAAAGTCAAATATATATTTATACAAGCTTATGTATGTACTGTTTTTGCTATTAAAAATTCAAAAAGATGCGTGTCCAAGTTCACGTGTGTGCTGTTTCTGTGTGCTAGGAAATGGAGCATGATAAGCAAGCGGAGAAGGAttatgaagaggaggaagagaatGGGGAGGACGAGGATGAGCAAGGTACTCTGTTTGAGGAGGAGGAAGATTCTTCTCATTTTGATGTCAAAGCGCTAAGTGTTATGCTATGCAAAATTGCATTGTTTGGATGTCAACGTTCAATATTTTTGTTGTATAAAGTTCAAAGGAGGAGCTGTCCAAAATTCAAAAGCCATGATGTTCAATTCTTTCTTAGTCATATATATTTGTTCCATTTCTACACTTTTCATAGAAGAAAGCTTATTTTTTTCATCACTATGACCAACTTTTAAACCATAGACTGCTAGATGTTGCGTTTTTAGCAATATAAAGTGTTTTTTTTAAATTATGGGTTTAATTGCTGTAGAAGATCAAAACTAGTCTTTAAAAACAGGTTCTGTTACCTCCTAGCTGTAATGGCGCCAGCTGGCTCATGAGCCGGCTCGGTCTGAGCCGAGCCACAGCAAAAGCGAGCCGAGCCGCCTAAAGCAGGCTCGTTGGCTgagcgagccgagccgagccgagccgcttGAGAGCGAGCCAAAGCCAGGCTCGGATCaaactcggctcggctcggctcgtgtcCAGCCCTATCCGTGGTCACCTCGGCATCGAGGACGTCATGTCGGTGCGTCTCTAGCCCCAGCGACTAGCTACTGGAAGAACTGCACAGCGAAGTTGCCCGATCCGGAAGTTTGGCGTCGGTGGTACATGCCGTTAATTCTTGGTCAGGTTATGCACACTTGCACCGTGAGGTCGACGATGCAGTTAGGCCTCAAGCGGCTCAGCGAGCAAGGACATCCGGTGGCAGAACAGCCTCGCATTCCTCGGGTACACCCAGCCATGAACTCAGTACCTCGAGCTCGTCGAAGTAGACGGCAAGCCCAGCGCGGCCATGCCCTTTTAATTTGTGCGGGAGGAGCTAGCATCACCAGCGAGGTTTCCTTTGAGGCAAAGCCTTGAATAGGTTGCTGGCAAATTAAGAGCTCTTCAGTATCATGCGTGTTTCCCTGAAAACCAGTTCCGCTGTTTAAAAACGAGCTAATAATTGTCGGATCAATGCTTTCTATCCTACCCAGTGATGGTGGTTAGATGTAATTTACTCTGATGACTTAGCCTTAAAGATAATGCTTCTTCGTAATTTACTCAGTGTTACAAGTTGTCACGTAGCATCCTCGAGAAATTGTTCATCTACCATTCATCCAGCCACGGTAACAATAATGTTATTATGGGAATCACCATATACTGTCACTTTGTAAAGAGAATTGCAAAACCCTACTAGCTAGTACGGAGTACCTCACTCACCATGAAGATGACTACCTAACAAGTTCAGTCAAAGATGATGGTGATGAGCAGAAAATATTTGGTTTGATTTTTTCTTGATGAAAAATCAGGTGAACGAAACCCTTTGATCATCTAACAAAAGATAACAAGTTCGTCAGCTCAGGCCTTTATTTTTTGAAGGTATATAATAGTTCAGCACAGTTCCTCTAGGCAACATGGAATGATTTGTCATAGCTCAAGACGTGGACAGTGAGATAATTAGAGCTCTTATGATAACTGAATAAGTATTGAGCAAGTACTAGTGATATGTATAGCTGAAGCGTGTGACGCACCTTCTGCTCTTCTTGCACCATCTCAGCCACACTGCACAAAGACAGCGTGTCTTGTGCACTAGACCGCACGGCCATGTATAAAGATCAATCAGCCTGCATCAGAAGAACGAACGAACACTGGTATTTAGCATAAAGCCGTCCGAAATTACCTGTCGGAGaaatagatgtattttagtttcaaatatatttctTTTTATTCATTCATGCGACAAGTAATTACGGACGAAGGGAGTAATTTCTACATTTACTAAGCTCCTCGGTGCCATGATTCCCATTCTAACCTTATAACAAGTAGTAGCGACCTCTACAGCTAAAGAAACTGAAGCCATAtctgcctcaattcctctatgtaGGAAAAGGGAGCCAGAATGTCTACGGTAATGGTCAGGGGCGTACATGAGGACCAAACAACAACCACATACCAGTTGATGATGCGCGTCAACTCATATAGAGATGGCGAGTGAGCGTGCACAACAGTCTTGTCTACCTCAGCTAGCGTGTTAGTTACGAGAATCCAGACATGGATGAGATAGATCATTGGAATCCTTCCATGCTTATGAGAGTGTAATTGGTAAGCCAAGAACACAGGAAGGAAATGTAACAACTTTGTTTGGGTGAGGAGGAGAGTTGTATATATGTGAGTGGAACAAATGACTGGTGGCACGGAAAGAGGAAGTATATATGGCATCTACAGAGCTAAGGATGTGTATCATCTCTCTTATATACGTACTGGGCAGTAAGGGAGGTAGGTGGCGGGATTGGATAATGTCGAATGTGTACATCAGCACAAACCATCTTACTAATAACTAAATGCCCATAATTTCAATCTTTATAGAAAGATATACAACTACAACATGTAAATAATGTGTAGAGTGGACAGTGAGATAATTAGAGCTCTTATGATAACTGAATAAGTATTGAGCAAGTGATATTCATAGTGCATTTGAACATTTTCCATGTCAAACACAAGACAATTTGTTCCGTTTTTAAGACGGAAGAGATGATATATATATAGTAGATAACCAGCTCCCATTTCTACAAGATCGATTTTTTTTCCATGTCAAACACAAGATCGATTTCTACAAGATCGATAGAGCCACTGAATAACAACTAATATCAACTCTAGTGCACCATTAAGTCTGTCAGGCATGCACAAATTAAGCATTGAAAGTAGGAGGAAAGCAGTCAACAAGCCAAAACAGGACCTGAAACAGCTAATTAATCATACTAGCTAGATCATATAGGAAAAACAGTCAACAAGCCAAATCAGGACCTGCAACAGCGCCAATATATATCATACTAGGTAGATCATATATGAATTAGTTGGACTGCCCAAAATCGTGAGATCACCACATAATTAAGCTGGCATAAGGTCGAAATAGCTAGCACAAAACAGGTACGACTACGATAGTGCTCAGCTCACAACATAATTAAGCTGGCATAAGGTCCAATACTTTGAGACATAAATCACTGTCCGCACATTGTCCAAAGTTTTTGATACTAGGTCTCGGGTGATGAATCACTAAGCGACTGTCTTGTTGTCCTTGTCGTGACAGCACCAGTAAACGAGCGGGAAGGAAGCCATGGAAAAAAGTGAGAACTTGAAGTCGAGGCAGGCTTCAAATCTTCTAATCCTTTGACAGTATAACCTGTGTGGATATCGAGTAGATTGATTCTAAGCTTGTCATCACATCTAGTGAGCAAGGTTGAAAGAGAGATGGCGTGGGTTTAAGATAATACTAGTATATACCGACCAGGTAGGGTCGTTGGGTTTCGCCTCGACAAATTTGGAAGCCTGGACCAGTCTGAATCTACCATAGTCGTCGAGCTTCATCAGGCGATGCTGCGCTGCCAGGACCTCGTACCTCCCTTCCACGCCCTTGTGTGAACGGATAAGAGCCAGGCGTATCCCGAACTGCAAGAAATGGGCTAACCAATCGGAACTCCAACGGAATCGAATTAGAGCAAGGCAAGGAACCCACGCACCTCCGGTCGGACGAGAAGCCTGGGCGTGGGCAGTTGACACcccttgcccgccgccgccgccgcctgcctgtgGAAGAAGGGCAGGCCCCgctccttggccgccgccgccgccgccgccgcctgccgccgccccttggccgccgccctggAGCGCTGGATCGCGGCGCCGACACGTAGCGGCATGGTCTCCCGCTTCCTCGCCTCCAAGATCAGTCCTAGGGTTagtcgccccgccccgccgcgccgcgccTCGGCTCGCCGCCCCGCTTTTGATCTCACaccctcttttttttttttttgttgAAACGGATACGCTCCTCtccctgtatatatatatatatataggcacgTCCCTGGGCCTCTGGCCGTAATCGGGCCGAGTCGGGCTGGGGCCATTGAAAAAAGGCACGATCCGATTTTTCActcgtcccctcaaaaaaaaagaaaccctccgtccagaaatacttgtcgtagaaatgaatACAAATGGATTTATCtgaaactaaaatacatctaaatacattcaTTTCTCGGACTAATATTTCCGGACCAAGGGAGTACCTTTCTACACCCAGAAGCAAATGCTTCTGATGtgaatagtaaaataaaaaaaataaaaaaacattcaaaaaattctaattttttgtGTGACTTACTTtgacaaatgtttattatgcaTGCAAAAATTCACCACGAAATCACATTGGTGGAGGTCATGCCAGAAAAAAAACCCAGAGCTCCAACATGCTTTTGTAAGTAACATTTTTAGGGCATTGATCTTTTTTATCACGCCTTTTACCAATGTGATTTtgcgatgaaattttgcatgcacaataAACATTTGTCAAACTATACCACAACAAAAAGTTGGAACTTTTTATTTTACTGTCTCTACATCCGCTCGACTTGTGCTTTACAAAGCGTCGATGCGGCTGCCGGCTCACTGCTATATTGTTGCGTTGGATTAGCAGAAACGTACACacgctcaaaaaaagaaaaaaaagcaaacGCATACACTGTAAGATTCAGTTTGAACAATACATGAAATGTTTCGGTCGGCAAAGACCATGAAGACACagggcagaaatcacatatttgatcTCAGGGCGAAATCAAATTACAAAATGACCTGCTCTCGAAATTTTTTCACTCTGCTGATCCtttcgtgtggcgcccgacagctagaCGCCACACACCACTATGCAGCACCTCTGCCTTAGGCGTCGcacctcctgccagcgtggcagccctggtccagttgcggccccacaggCAGCACTGCAGCGCCTAAGGGATAGGCGTCACACTATGTAAAGTGCAGGGTCTATCGCTTGGGCGCTGCACATTGACTTAAGCCGCATCGGGTCAGCCCCTCCCAGCAGTTCTTCCCCCTCTGAGCAGTTGCTCTGTTTACAgagagcggcggcagcggcgctccCTTCGGACCCCCCCCCACACCCCTCTCAGATCTGAAGTTTTGAGGCCCGGATTCGATCTCCGATCCctcctactaggtaaactcctccgttccctttcttttcctccgtaaatgcgttgcaattttagggatttgcccaagattaggtggaacctttgatttgcttggtttggatctttgtttgcccaagattaggtggaacctttgaccccccccccccgcccacactatatgattcttcttagtgaaacctagattgtaattttttttagatatatatgagatgcctagttttgtagataattatgagatgttgagtgttgtagctatatgtgagatgttgaatttttttagatatatattaaatgttgagtttatttgaaatatgagatgttgatttacttgaacacatatgacatactagatatatatgagaatttacaatcatttattcattgtgtgagaaggagatgttgagattcttgtagatgaatacatatgagatgtttagatgaacacatatgaaatgttgagtgtttaccggtatttgagatgaactcatacatgtttattgtttgaaatttgtaaggatggtttggcttctcgacgaTGTCTACGACACGAAACACtgggcctacatgatgcgcgagaaggagatggtaataacgagtaatctaaatattttgcaaatttgccttaagttgaaatttacatgccctaagatttgtcattacttgttttttgcagaagcttgaacctttgaagattcggtatcacggggtccctagtcctgccatgccttacgatgagcggtacacaccgtacatcaagcaggcaggactactcccgtggattcagttggtcagccggtccacgccgaatctgaacgctccactggtgtccgctcttgcTGATCGGTGGAGGCCGGAGACGCATAGTTTCCATCTTCAgactggggagatgaccgtgacgctcgaggatgtctcgttgatcaccggtcttgctatcgacgggaggCCTCTCTGTATGAGCATCGATTCTGATGGGTGACGCaagcagatgattgctcttatcggtatggctcctaccgaggctgaggctgatgtagaggagggagaagagaagaagaagagggaaaggaaagcaaCCGGAGCTGCTTTTACGTGGATTCAAAATCactttgcgacgtgccctccggatgccactgatgatgtgatccagacacatgctcgtgtctacatgtggtatgttgtgtcgaggactttgtttcctgactccactggcaagaacgctccatggatgtggctgaaggcgttgaccgtcttcgatagcaaatgaaGTTGGGGTTCAGCTACTCTTGCCTACTTGTACAgacaggtagttggtctgttttgtgatcaactcattcttcattagcaatgcaagccTGCTGTtaagttaacattgtttttctttcatatgcagctggacgatgcgtgtttgcggatcacagatagtgcaggcattggtggtaatatgcttttactttctgtatggagctgggagcgtctgcctgttggacgcccgaagagcgtcaggtttaatccttggtatcaagatgaagatgaagaattacggcgccccacttgggcttacaagtgggatgtggtttccgagatgacgaacgatgtcaatctcatgtaccagAAGTACGTTGCCGAGTTGAacacgattacgcctgagcaggtaacGAGGTCATTACTTCAGTCATTTCTCATGTTTGCCTGAAAACAAGTCACCAATTTTGCATTGTTGCCCTAtttcataggtggaatggcagccatatggcgccGATGATAGACTTGGGTACACCCCAGAGTTTACcatcaacccgatgtgcttgcgggatagggatctctggcttatgcggtgcccactgatatgcaactcactacaagaaatatgtcaacttgtgaccaccactattggtcactaaaaggtcacaaatttccatttacgacctttttgtgaccaaaaacagaaggtcaaaagctggcggtcgtaaactgactatagcgacctttaacaaaaggtcgttgatcctatgaccttctgttttggtcgctagctctctccccaggccatgtcggatccgacgtggcaatctgacgtggcaaaattgcgacgaATTGAAAAGGTCATTGGTtaaaatcagcccggtccaattgggggttttacatgggccgagcccattaattcagcctatttgtgttttttccATCAATTTTTTGTTGGgttcatgggcctggcccattttatTTTCTAGGACGTAGCCTTCTATAATTCATTTCTTTTTGGGGCCTCAGCCCTTTTTCAATCCAGTCTATTTTGGGCCTCCACAACATGCATTTAGAAGTTTGACATCACAAGGACAGATGGCTATTCCAGCTTACATCTCAGCATGTACGTATGTATCCAAACCAGTTCATTTCTTTCAACACAAAGGATTCTTTCAACAGCCACAACAGTAAACAGTAGATACATTCAACAGAGACTGAATTAACATAGAAATGAAGCAACAAAGGGCAGACCGAGTACAGGAACTACAGCTACCATTTCTATTTCTACACGCTTGCAAGAGAGGGAGGGACTACCAAGGAGCTAAACTAACAGCGGCCGAGCTAAACTAACAGCGATCATCCATCATCAATCAGTGACAGTAGCAATGAGTGGCAGCGGCGACGTTCGAGAGAGCCCCTCCCCCTGCTGCTGCTTGGTGTGCCTGCTACTGCTTGGTGTGCTGCATCACTAGTCACCCTGCACAGCAAGAATTTTAGCTTTACATAAGGTTTACAAGAACAGGACCCTGATACATGAGATTGACATTCACAAGCTATTTGCATTTATATTTAGAACTGGGTCACACCATTTACATTACTAGTTATGTATTGACATACTTATCTAAAAGAACATATGTAGAAACATATGAATTTTATTTCTGAATACCATTACAGAAGTACTAAAAAAGAAGAGCTCATTACACAAGAATCCAGGAAGAACCCATCAATTCTGCGCCAGAGCGAGAGATGTGCAGGCAGATCAAATAGTAGATTCAAGCAAGAAGGATGTACTACCTGAAATGGGAAATGAGGAGGCCGATCCGACGAGTCCCACCCAAGCTGTGGAAGGAGCAGCGGCAGCGGCTGCAGAAGGACTCGACGGACCAGACGCCATCGTGGACCTGGTAGGTGACGATGACGTGGTAGTGGTGGAAGCCGCTGCCGAGGCCGACTGCGCCTGCGGCGTCCTTGTCGTCCTCCAAGGTGATGACGACGGCCGGGTCGGCGTTGAGCCGGTGGTCGTGGTTCTGATAAAAACTACAGGAAACTTGATTACTTCTCAATACTGTGCAGTCACAGTTTCAGAAAACCTGTCTATGTATATACAAACTTGAAAGATTAACCCTGCAAAGGTTCAGTGGATCCAAATAAATATGCACATCAGAAAACTAGAGGAACAGACCATCAACACGTATATACCTAGTCAATAAAATATGCATGCAAAGTCGTACTGATGTATACATGCTCTCACATCAGAATTCAGAAACATCAGAGTCTCGCTGCATCTCAAAATCAAGCTGATCTAACATGTAGGCACTGATTAACAGATCCAATAATACTAATGCAATTGTAATCATACGGCAGAACAGATCGTTCAACATTTCCAGTGAAAGCATTGTACGTAGCAAAACAAACTGAAACCCAATAAGACACTATTATAGTACAGGACGACGGCGTCTATTGCCCATCTGGAAAACAAGGTGACATAGTGCAGGTTCAAAAGTTTCCTATCAATCATGATATGTTTGTACAATGGTTGGTGTATGCTGAGCTCGGCACTGTATGATGTATAACAGATGTTGTATAATAGAGAAGAACggcaaaaaaaattggtggcattGAGCTGTTGATAGAAGAATGCAAAAAAGCTACTCAGTTGCTAGCAAGATGAATCAACAAGAACTATGAAGGTCGGAGTCTAGAAAGGTATTCCCAATTACAAATAGACTACGACAGCAGTTAAGCTATGCATCATTCTTGGCGCTGGATCTCATCCCTGTCATTTTTAGCAATCACTGCACGTGGAAGAAGTAAAGCATGTCAGTTGTACTgattttcaaacacacaaaaatgAAGGAGCAAAAGGCAGCCAAAATGTAACTGCAGGGCCCTCTTAACACATAATGCTTGTGCCTAATCTGTTAATCAGCTTCTGCATGATCAAGGagattttactactccctccgtcccataatataagaaattGCTTGCACATAATGCTTGGAGATTTATAGTGGATTAATACATTTGTCTAGTTTAGTGGAGTCCTTAAACAAGAAATGACATTTTATCAATGTTGAACAAGCAACTCCAGTATAAATTTGAACAAGCAATGGTATTTGTCAATGCTGGAGATACAGTCAAACTGTAATCACAAAGCTTGTCAATGCTTGTTAATGCTTGAGATAAATTTGTCAATGCTGGAGATAAATTTGTCAATGGTATTTGTCAATGCTGGAGATAAATTTGAACAAGCAACT
Proteins encoded in this window:
- the LOC123183007 gene encoding uncharacterized protein, whose amino-acid sequence is MPLRVGAAIQRSRAAAKGRRQAAAAAAAAKERGLPFFHRQAAAAAGKGCQLPTPRLLVRPEFGIRLALIRSHKGVEGRYEVLAAQHRLMKLDDYGRFRLVQASKFVEAKPNDPTWLYCQRIRRFEACLDFKFSLFSMASFPLVYWCCHDKDNKTVA